One window of Alosa sapidissima isolate fAloSap1 chromosome 21, fAloSap1.pri, whole genome shotgun sequence genomic DNA carries:
- the LOC121695859 gene encoding protein MTSS 1-like isoform X5 codes for METVMERECSALGGLFQTVIGDMKSSYPVWEDFISKAGKLQSQLRTTVVAVAAFLDAFQKVADLATGSRGGTRDIGSALTRMCMRHRSIEAKLRQFSMVFIDCLINPLQEQMEEWKRVANTLDKDHAKEYKKARQEIKKKSSDTLKLQKKAKKADVFGRGDIQPQLDSAMQDVSDKYLLLEETEKQAVRKALIEERGRFCTFVTMLRPVVEEEMSMLGEITHLQAISDDLKTLTMDPHKLPPSSEQVIIDLKGSDYSWSYQTPPSSPSTTVSRKSSMCSSLNSVNSSDSRSSGSHSHSPTSHYRYRGSAPPQQGPARLPSVSSHDSGFISQDAYQSKSPSPMPPETSPQPSSESSSSDASESGQPSSEGSPQAPQGPTQPSPNTDGEKDWAKPGPYDQPMVNTLRRNKEKREPTEPTSPLAGEASTAGEDPQRPRTIHPTSPPKQEDAEAHEELAMALSRGLQLDIQHSSRDSLQCSSGYSTQTNTPCCSEDTIPSQVSDYDYFTVGGEQEVDQQDFDKSSTIPRNSDISQSYRRMFQAKRPASTAGLPSNAGPVILTPGVATIRRTPSSKPNLRRPSGGGIGPIPIRTPMVPVKTPTVPEFPAGLPFSEESETCSPTSPAGSPTATATGAANTSGNSPMSSPPAHTPGVEPHGDANAEEADTQNAQGDNMLLAIRRGVKLKKTTTNDRSAPRIA; via the exons GAGGCACCAGGGACATCGGATCAGCCCTCACCAGGATGTGCATGAGGCACAGAAGCATCGAGGCCAAGCTGAGGCAGTTCTCCAT GGTGTTCATCGACTGCCTGATCAACCCGCTGCAGGAGCAGATGGAGGAGTGGAAGCGGGTGGCCAACACCCTGGACAAGGACCATGCCAAAG AGTACAAAAAGGCCCGACAGGAGATCAAGAAGAAATCCTCTGACACGCTCAAACTgcagaagaaagcaaagaaag CTGATGTGTTTG gCCGCGGGGACATCCAGCCACAGCTGGACAGCGCCATGCAGGACGTGAGCGACAAGTACCTGCTGCTGGAGGAGACGGAGAAGCAGGCAGTCAGGAAGGCGCTGATTGAGGAGCGCGGGCGCTTCTGCACCTTCGTCACCATGTTGCGCCCCGTCGTG GAAGAGGAGATGTCCATGCTGGGAGAGATCACCCACCTGCAGGCCATTTCTGATGACCTCAAGACGCTGACCATGGACCCACACAAACTCCCCCCCTCCAGCGAGCAG GTAATTATAGACCTGAAGGGCTCAGACTACAGCTGGTCTTACCAGACGCCCCCGTCCTCTCCCAGCACCACAGTGTCCAGGAAGTCCAGCATGTGCAG CAGTCTAAACAGTGTGAACAGCAGTGACTCACGCTCCAGCGGCTCCCACTCCCACTCGCCCACCTCCCACTACCGTTACCGTGGCTCCGCCCCGCCCCAGCAGGGCCCCGCCCGCCTGCCCAGCGTCTCCTCGCACGACTCCGGCTTCATCTCCCAGGACGCCTACCAGTCCAAGTCCCCGTCCCCCATGCCCCCCGAGACCAGCCCACAG CCCTCTTCTGAGTCCAGCTCGTCGGACGCCTCTGAGTCTGGTCAGCCCAGCAGCGAGGGCAGCCCACAGGCCCCTCAGGGGCCCACTCAGCCCAGCCCCAACACTGATGGGGAGAAG GACTGGGCTAAGCCTGGGCCCTATGACCAACCCATGGTGAACACGCTGAGGCGGAACAAGGAGAAGCGTGAGCCCACAGAACCCACGAGCCCCCTGGCAGGAGAGGCCAGCACTGCTGGGGAGGACCCACAGAGACCCAGGACCATCCACCCAACCAGTCCTCCTAAG caggAGGATGCAGAGGCCCATGAGGAGCTGGCCATGGCCCTGAGCAGAGGCCTGCAGCTTGACATCCAGCACTCCAGCCGAGACTCCCTCCAGTGCTCCAGTGGCTACAGCACCCAGACCAACACACCCTGCTGCTCTGAAGACACCATCCCCTCACAAG TGTCAGATTACGATTACTTCACTGTGGGCGGAGAGCAGGAAGTGGACCAGCAGGACTTTGACAAGTCCTCCACCATCCCGCGGAACAGTGACATAAGCCAGTCTTACCGACGCATGTTCCAGGCCAAGCGGCCGGCCTCCACTGCAGGGTTGCCGTCCAACGCCGGCCCGGTCATCCTCACACCGGGCGTGGCCACCATCCGCCGCACGCCCTCCTCCAAGCCCAACCTGCGCCGGCCGTCCGGAGGCGGCATCGGGCCCATCCCCATCCGCACGCCCATGGTGCCCGTCAAGACTCCCACCGTGCCCGAGTTCCCCGCCGGCCTGCCCTTCAGCGAGGAGAGCGAGACGTGTTCGCCCACCAGCCCCGCTGGGTCGCCCACCGCAACGGCCACCGGGGCAGCAAACACCAGCGGCAACAGCCCCATGTCTTCGCCACCAGCTCACACTCCAGGCGTGGAGCCCCACGGCGACGCTAACGCAGAGGAGGCCGACACCCAGAACGCCCAGGGAGACAACATGCTCCTGGCCATCCGCCGGGGGGTGAAGCTGAAGAAGACCACAACCAACGACCGGTCGGCCCCGCGCATCGCCTGA
- the LOC121695859 gene encoding protein MTSS 1-like isoform X2 → METVMERECSALGGLFQTVIGDMKSSYPVWEDFISKAGKLQSQLRTTVVAVAAFLDAFQKVADLATGSRGGTRDIGSALTRMCMRHRSIEAKLRQFSMVFIDCLINPLQEQMEEWKRVANTLDKDHAKEYKKARQEIKKKSSDTLKLQKKAKKADVFGRGDIQPQLDSAMQDVSDKYLLLEETEKQAVRKALIEERGRFCTFVTMLRPVVEEEMSMLGEITHLQAISDDLKTLTMDPHKLPPSSEQVIIDLKGSDYSWSYQTPPSSPSTTVSRKSSMCSSLNSVNSSDSRSSGSHSHSPTSHYRYRGSAPPQQGPARLPSVSSHDSGFISQDAYQSKSPSPMPPETSPQPSSESSSSDASESGQPSSEGSPQAPQGPTQPSPNTDGEKLSNGYDHHRPPDSPCLREECSLEQYLPLPLPPPCPSSTSPTTIITTTTPTSPSPGWPWSRPSSSMMSDYPPYCPLVPGMMPFSSRVPSWKDWAKPGPYDQPMVNTLRRNKEKREPTEPTSPLAGEASTAGEDPQRPRTIHPTSPPKEDAEAHEELAMALSRGLQLDIQHSSRDSLQCSSGYSTQTNTPCCSEDTIPSQVSDYDYFTVGGEQEVDQQDFDKSSTIPRNSDISQSYRRMFQAKRPASTAGLPSNAGPVILTPGVATIRRTPSSKPNLRRPSGGGIGPIPIRTPMVPVKTPTVPEFPAGLPFSEESETCSPTSPAGSPTATATGAANTSGNSPMSSPPAHTPGVEPHGDANAEEADTQNAQGDNMLLAIRRGVKLKKTTTNDRSAPRIA, encoded by the exons GAGGCACCAGGGACATCGGATCAGCCCTCACCAGGATGTGCATGAGGCACAGAAGCATCGAGGCCAAGCTGAGGCAGTTCTCCAT GGTGTTCATCGACTGCCTGATCAACCCGCTGCAGGAGCAGATGGAGGAGTGGAAGCGGGTGGCCAACACCCTGGACAAGGACCATGCCAAAG AGTACAAAAAGGCCCGACAGGAGATCAAGAAGAAATCCTCTGACACGCTCAAACTgcagaagaaagcaaagaaag CTGATGTGTTTG gCCGCGGGGACATCCAGCCACAGCTGGACAGCGCCATGCAGGACGTGAGCGACAAGTACCTGCTGCTGGAGGAGACGGAGAAGCAGGCAGTCAGGAAGGCGCTGATTGAGGAGCGCGGGCGCTTCTGCACCTTCGTCACCATGTTGCGCCCCGTCGTG GAAGAGGAGATGTCCATGCTGGGAGAGATCACCCACCTGCAGGCCATTTCTGATGACCTCAAGACGCTGACCATGGACCCACACAAACTCCCCCCCTCCAGCGAGCAG GTAATTATAGACCTGAAGGGCTCAGACTACAGCTGGTCTTACCAGACGCCCCCGTCCTCTCCCAGCACCACAGTGTCCAGGAAGTCCAGCATGTGCAG CAGTCTAAACAGTGTGAACAGCAGTGACTCACGCTCCAGCGGCTCCCACTCCCACTCGCCCACCTCCCACTACCGTTACCGTGGCTCCGCCCCGCCCCAGCAGGGCCCCGCCCGCCTGCCCAGCGTCTCCTCGCACGACTCCGGCTTCATCTCCCAGGACGCCTACCAGTCCAAGTCCCCGTCCCCCATGCCCCCCGAGACCAGCCCACAG CCCTCTTCTGAGTCCAGCTCGTCGGACGCCTCTGAGTCTGGTCAGCCCAGCAGCGAGGGCAGCCCACAGGCCCCTCAGGGGCCCACTCAGCCCAGCCCCAACACTGATGGGGAGAAG TTATCTAATGGCTACGACCATCACAGACCCCCCGACTCGCCCTGCCTGCGTGAGGAGTGCTCCCTGGAGCAGTAcctacccctccccctcccaccaccctgcccctcctccacctcccccaccaccatcatcaccaccaccaccccaacctCCCCCTCCCCGGGGTGGCCCTGGTCTCGCCCCAGCTCTTCCATGATGAGCGACTACCCCCCCTACTGCCCCCTGGTCCCGGGCATGATGCCCTTCTCCTCCAGAGTGCCCAGCTGGAAG GACTGGGCTAAGCCTGGGCCCTATGACCAACCCATGGTGAACACGCTGAGGCGGAACAAGGAGAAGCGTGAGCCCACAGAACCCACGAGCCCCCTGGCAGGAGAGGCCAGCACTGCTGGGGAGGACCCACAGAGACCCAGGACCATCCACCCAACCAGTCCTCCTAAG gAGGATGCAGAGGCCCATGAGGAGCTGGCCATGGCCCTGAGCAGAGGCCTGCAGCTTGACATCCAGCACTCCAGCCGAGACTCCCTCCAGTGCTCCAGTGGCTACAGCACCCAGACCAACACACCCTGCTGCTCTGAAGACACCATCCCCTCACAAG TGTCAGATTACGATTACTTCACTGTGGGCGGAGAGCAGGAAGTGGACCAGCAGGACTTTGACAAGTCCTCCACCATCCCGCGGAACAGTGACATAAGCCAGTCTTACCGACGCATGTTCCAGGCCAAGCGGCCGGCCTCCACTGCAGGGTTGCCGTCCAACGCCGGCCCGGTCATCCTCACACCGGGCGTGGCCACCATCCGCCGCACGCCCTCCTCCAAGCCCAACCTGCGCCGGCCGTCCGGAGGCGGCATCGGGCCCATCCCCATCCGCACGCCCATGGTGCCCGTCAAGACTCCCACCGTGCCCGAGTTCCCCGCCGGCCTGCCCTTCAGCGAGGAGAGCGAGACGTGTTCGCCCACCAGCCCCGCTGGGTCGCCCACCGCAACGGCCACCGGGGCAGCAAACACCAGCGGCAACAGCCCCATGTCTTCGCCACCAGCTCACACTCCAGGCGTGGAGCCCCACGGCGACGCTAACGCAGAGGAGGCCGACACCCAGAACGCCCAGGGAGACAACATGCTCCTGGCCATCCGCCGGGGGGTGAAGCTGAAGAAGACCACAACCAACGACCGGTCGGCCCCGCGCATCGCCTGA
- the LOC121695859 gene encoding protein MTSS 1-like isoform X9 gives METVMERECSALGGLFQTVIGDMKSSYPVWEDFISKAGKLQSQLRTTVVAVAAFLDAFQKVADLATGSRGGTRDIGSALTRMCMRHRSIEAKLRQFSMVFIDCLINPLQEQMEEWKRVANTLDKDHAKEYKKARQEIKKKSSDTLKLQKKAKKGRGDIQPQLDSAMQDVSDKYLLLEETEKQAVRKALIEERGRFCTFVTMLRPVVEEEMSMLGEITHLQAISDDLKTLTMDPHKLPPSSEQVIIDLKGSDYSWSYQTPPSSPSTTVSRKSSMCSSLNSVNSSDSRSSGSHSHSPTSHYRYRGSAPPQQGPARLPSVSSHDSGFISQDAYQSKSPSPMPPETSPQPSSESSSSDASESGQPSSEGSPQAPQGPTQPSPNTDGEKLSNGYDHHRPPDSPCLREECSLEQYLPLPLPPPCPSSTSPTTIITTTTPTSPSPGWPWSRPSSSMMSDYPPYCPLVPGMMPFSSRVPSWKDWAKPGPYDQPMVNTLRRNKEKREPTEPTSPLAGEASTAGEDPQRPRTIHPTSPPKEDAEAHEELAMALSRGLQLDIQHSSRDSLQCSSGYSTQTNTPCCSEDTIPSQVSDYDYFTVGGEQEVDQQDFDKSSTIPRNSDISQSYRRMFQAKRPASTAGLPSNAGPVILTPGVATIRRTPSSKPNLRRPSGGGIGPIPIRTPMVPVKTPTVPEFPAGLPFSEESETCSPTSPAGSPTATATGAANTSGNSPMSSPPAHTPGVEPHGDANAEEADTQNAQGDNMLLAIRRGVKLKKTTTNDRSAPRIA, from the exons GAGGCACCAGGGACATCGGATCAGCCCTCACCAGGATGTGCATGAGGCACAGAAGCATCGAGGCCAAGCTGAGGCAGTTCTCCAT GGTGTTCATCGACTGCCTGATCAACCCGCTGCAGGAGCAGATGGAGGAGTGGAAGCGGGTGGCCAACACCCTGGACAAGGACCATGCCAAAG AGTACAAAAAGGCCCGACAGGAGATCAAGAAGAAATCCTCTGACACGCTCAAACTgcagaagaaagcaaagaaag gCCGCGGGGACATCCAGCCACAGCTGGACAGCGCCATGCAGGACGTGAGCGACAAGTACCTGCTGCTGGAGGAGACGGAGAAGCAGGCAGTCAGGAAGGCGCTGATTGAGGAGCGCGGGCGCTTCTGCACCTTCGTCACCATGTTGCGCCCCGTCGTG GAAGAGGAGATGTCCATGCTGGGAGAGATCACCCACCTGCAGGCCATTTCTGATGACCTCAAGACGCTGACCATGGACCCACACAAACTCCCCCCCTCCAGCGAGCAG GTAATTATAGACCTGAAGGGCTCAGACTACAGCTGGTCTTACCAGACGCCCCCGTCCTCTCCCAGCACCACAGTGTCCAGGAAGTCCAGCATGTGCAG CAGTCTAAACAGTGTGAACAGCAGTGACTCACGCTCCAGCGGCTCCCACTCCCACTCGCCCACCTCCCACTACCGTTACCGTGGCTCCGCCCCGCCCCAGCAGGGCCCCGCCCGCCTGCCCAGCGTCTCCTCGCACGACTCCGGCTTCATCTCCCAGGACGCCTACCAGTCCAAGTCCCCGTCCCCCATGCCCCCCGAGACCAGCCCACAG CCCTCTTCTGAGTCCAGCTCGTCGGACGCCTCTGAGTCTGGTCAGCCCAGCAGCGAGGGCAGCCCACAGGCCCCTCAGGGGCCCACTCAGCCCAGCCCCAACACTGATGGGGAGAAG TTATCTAATGGCTACGACCATCACAGACCCCCCGACTCGCCCTGCCTGCGTGAGGAGTGCTCCCTGGAGCAGTAcctacccctccccctcccaccaccctgcccctcctccacctcccccaccaccatcatcaccaccaccaccccaacctCCCCCTCCCCGGGGTGGCCCTGGTCTCGCCCCAGCTCTTCCATGATGAGCGACTACCCCCCCTACTGCCCCCTGGTCCCGGGCATGATGCCCTTCTCCTCCAGAGTGCCCAGCTGGAAG GACTGGGCTAAGCCTGGGCCCTATGACCAACCCATGGTGAACACGCTGAGGCGGAACAAGGAGAAGCGTGAGCCCACAGAACCCACGAGCCCCCTGGCAGGAGAGGCCAGCACTGCTGGGGAGGACCCACAGAGACCCAGGACCATCCACCCAACCAGTCCTCCTAAG gAGGATGCAGAGGCCCATGAGGAGCTGGCCATGGCCCTGAGCAGAGGCCTGCAGCTTGACATCCAGCACTCCAGCCGAGACTCCCTCCAGTGCTCCAGTGGCTACAGCACCCAGACCAACACACCCTGCTGCTCTGAAGACACCATCCCCTCACAAG TGTCAGATTACGATTACTTCACTGTGGGCGGAGAGCAGGAAGTGGACCAGCAGGACTTTGACAAGTCCTCCACCATCCCGCGGAACAGTGACATAAGCCAGTCTTACCGACGCATGTTCCAGGCCAAGCGGCCGGCCTCCACTGCAGGGTTGCCGTCCAACGCCGGCCCGGTCATCCTCACACCGGGCGTGGCCACCATCCGCCGCACGCCCTCCTCCAAGCCCAACCTGCGCCGGCCGTCCGGAGGCGGCATCGGGCCCATCCCCATCCGCACGCCCATGGTGCCCGTCAAGACTCCCACCGTGCCCGAGTTCCCCGCCGGCCTGCCCTTCAGCGAGGAGAGCGAGACGTGTTCGCCCACCAGCCCCGCTGGGTCGCCCACCGCAACGGCCACCGGGGCAGCAAACACCAGCGGCAACAGCCCCATGTCTTCGCCACCAGCTCACACTCCAGGCGTGGAGCCCCACGGCGACGCTAACGCAGAGGAGGCCGACACCCAGAACGCCCAGGGAGACAACATGCTCCTGGCCATCCGCCGGGGGGTGAAGCTGAAGAAGACCACAACCAACGACCGGTCGGCCCCGCGCATCGCCTGA
- the LOC121695859 gene encoding protein MTSS 1-like isoform X4 — METVMERECSALGGLFQTVIGDMKSSYPVWEDFISKAGKLQSQLRTTVVAVAAFLDAFQKVADLATGSRGGTRDIGSALTRMCMRHRSIEAKLRQFSMVFIDCLINPLQEQMEEWKRVANTLDKDHAKEYKKARQEIKKKSSDTLKLQKKAKKADVFGRGDIQPQLDSAMQDVSDKYLLLEETEKQAVRKALIEERGRFCTFVTMLRPVVEEEMSMLGEITHLQAISDDLKTLTMDPHKLPPSSEQVIIDLKGSDYSWSYQTPPSSPSTTVSRKSSMCSSLNSVNSSDSRSSGSHSHSPTSHYRYRGSAPPQQGPARLPSVSSHDSGFISQDAYQSKSPSPMPPETSPQLSNGYDHHRPPDSPCLREECSLEQYLPLPLPPPCPSSTSPTTIITTTTPTSPSPGWPWSRPSSSMMSDYPPYCPLVPGMMPFSSRVPSWKDWAKPGPYDQPMVNTLRRNKEKREPTEPTSPLAGEASTAGEDPQRPRTIHPTSPPKQEDAEAHEELAMALSRGLQLDIQHSSRDSLQCSSGYSTQTNTPCCSEDTIPSQVSDYDYFTVGGEQEVDQQDFDKSSTIPRNSDISQSYRRMFQAKRPASTAGLPSNAGPVILTPGVATIRRTPSSKPNLRRPSGGGIGPIPIRTPMVPVKTPTVPEFPAGLPFSEESETCSPTSPAGSPTATATGAANTSGNSPMSSPPAHTPGVEPHGDANAEEADTQNAQGDNMLLAIRRGVKLKKTTTNDRSAPRIA, encoded by the exons GAGGCACCAGGGACATCGGATCAGCCCTCACCAGGATGTGCATGAGGCACAGAAGCATCGAGGCCAAGCTGAGGCAGTTCTCCAT GGTGTTCATCGACTGCCTGATCAACCCGCTGCAGGAGCAGATGGAGGAGTGGAAGCGGGTGGCCAACACCCTGGACAAGGACCATGCCAAAG AGTACAAAAAGGCCCGACAGGAGATCAAGAAGAAATCCTCTGACACGCTCAAACTgcagaagaaagcaaagaaag CTGATGTGTTTG gCCGCGGGGACATCCAGCCACAGCTGGACAGCGCCATGCAGGACGTGAGCGACAAGTACCTGCTGCTGGAGGAGACGGAGAAGCAGGCAGTCAGGAAGGCGCTGATTGAGGAGCGCGGGCGCTTCTGCACCTTCGTCACCATGTTGCGCCCCGTCGTG GAAGAGGAGATGTCCATGCTGGGAGAGATCACCCACCTGCAGGCCATTTCTGATGACCTCAAGACGCTGACCATGGACCCACACAAACTCCCCCCCTCCAGCGAGCAG GTAATTATAGACCTGAAGGGCTCAGACTACAGCTGGTCTTACCAGACGCCCCCGTCCTCTCCCAGCACCACAGTGTCCAGGAAGTCCAGCATGTGCAG CAGTCTAAACAGTGTGAACAGCAGTGACTCACGCTCCAGCGGCTCCCACTCCCACTCGCCCACCTCCCACTACCGTTACCGTGGCTCCGCCCCGCCCCAGCAGGGCCCCGCCCGCCTGCCCAGCGTCTCCTCGCACGACTCCGGCTTCATCTCCCAGGACGCCTACCAGTCCAAGTCCCCGTCCCCCATGCCCCCCGAGACCAGCCCACAG TTATCTAATGGCTACGACCATCACAGACCCCCCGACTCGCCCTGCCTGCGTGAGGAGTGCTCCCTGGAGCAGTAcctacccctccccctcccaccaccctgcccctcctccacctcccccaccaccatcatcaccaccaccaccccaacctCCCCCTCCCCGGGGTGGCCCTGGTCTCGCCCCAGCTCTTCCATGATGAGCGACTACCCCCCCTACTGCCCCCTGGTCCCGGGCATGATGCCCTTCTCCTCCAGAGTGCCCAGCTGGAAG GACTGGGCTAAGCCTGGGCCCTATGACCAACCCATGGTGAACACGCTGAGGCGGAACAAGGAGAAGCGTGAGCCCACAGAACCCACGAGCCCCCTGGCAGGAGAGGCCAGCACTGCTGGGGAGGACCCACAGAGACCCAGGACCATCCACCCAACCAGTCCTCCTAAG caggAGGATGCAGAGGCCCATGAGGAGCTGGCCATGGCCCTGAGCAGAGGCCTGCAGCTTGACATCCAGCACTCCAGCCGAGACTCCCTCCAGTGCTCCAGTGGCTACAGCACCCAGACCAACACACCCTGCTGCTCTGAAGACACCATCCCCTCACAAG TGTCAGATTACGATTACTTCACTGTGGGCGGAGAGCAGGAAGTGGACCAGCAGGACTTTGACAAGTCCTCCACCATCCCGCGGAACAGTGACATAAGCCAGTCTTACCGACGCATGTTCCAGGCCAAGCGGCCGGCCTCCACTGCAGGGTTGCCGTCCAACGCCGGCCCGGTCATCCTCACACCGGGCGTGGCCACCATCCGCCGCACGCCCTCCTCCAAGCCCAACCTGCGCCGGCCGTCCGGAGGCGGCATCGGGCCCATCCCCATCCGCACGCCCATGGTGCCCGTCAAGACTCCCACCGTGCCCGAGTTCCCCGCCGGCCTGCCCTTCAGCGAGGAGAGCGAGACGTGTTCGCCCACCAGCCCCGCTGGGTCGCCCACCGCAACGGCCACCGGGGCAGCAAACACCAGCGGCAACAGCCCCATGTCTTCGCCACCAGCTCACACTCCAGGCGTGGAGCCCCACGGCGACGCTAACGCAGAGGAGGCCGACACCCAGAACGCCCAGGGAGACAACATGCTCCTGGCCATCCGCCGGGGGGTGAAGCTGAAGAAGACCACAACCAACGACCGGTCGGCCCCGCGCATCGCCTGA
- the LOC121695859 gene encoding protein MTSS 1-like isoform X1 encodes METVMERECSALGGLFQTVIGDMKSSYPVWEDFISKAGKLQSQLRTTVVAVAAFLDAFQKVADLATGSRGGTRDIGSALTRMCMRHRSIEAKLRQFSMVFIDCLINPLQEQMEEWKRVANTLDKDHAKEYKKARQEIKKKSSDTLKLQKKAKKADVFGRGDIQPQLDSAMQDVSDKYLLLEETEKQAVRKALIEERGRFCTFVTMLRPVVEEEMSMLGEITHLQAISDDLKTLTMDPHKLPPSSEQVIIDLKGSDYSWSYQTPPSSPSTTVSRKSSMCSSLNSVNSSDSRSSGSHSHSPTSHYRYRGSAPPQQGPARLPSVSSHDSGFISQDAYQSKSPSPMPPETSPQPSSESSSSDASESGQPSSEGSPQAPQGPTQPSPNTDGEKLSNGYDHHRPPDSPCLREECSLEQYLPLPLPPPCPSSTSPTTIITTTTPTSPSPGWPWSRPSSSMMSDYPPYCPLVPGMMPFSSRVPSWKDWAKPGPYDQPMVNTLRRNKEKREPTEPTSPLAGEASTAGEDPQRPRTIHPTSPPKQEDAEAHEELAMALSRGLQLDIQHSSRDSLQCSSGYSTQTNTPCCSEDTIPSQVSDYDYFTVGGEQEVDQQDFDKSSTIPRNSDISQSYRRMFQAKRPASTAGLPSNAGPVILTPGVATIRRTPSSKPNLRRPSGGGIGPIPIRTPMVPVKTPTVPEFPAGLPFSEESETCSPTSPAGSPTATATGAANTSGNSPMSSPPAHTPGVEPHGDANAEEADTQNAQGDNMLLAIRRGVKLKKTTTNDRSAPRIA; translated from the exons GAGGCACCAGGGACATCGGATCAGCCCTCACCAGGATGTGCATGAGGCACAGAAGCATCGAGGCCAAGCTGAGGCAGTTCTCCAT GGTGTTCATCGACTGCCTGATCAACCCGCTGCAGGAGCAGATGGAGGAGTGGAAGCGGGTGGCCAACACCCTGGACAAGGACCATGCCAAAG AGTACAAAAAGGCCCGACAGGAGATCAAGAAGAAATCCTCTGACACGCTCAAACTgcagaagaaagcaaagaaag CTGATGTGTTTG gCCGCGGGGACATCCAGCCACAGCTGGACAGCGCCATGCAGGACGTGAGCGACAAGTACCTGCTGCTGGAGGAGACGGAGAAGCAGGCAGTCAGGAAGGCGCTGATTGAGGAGCGCGGGCGCTTCTGCACCTTCGTCACCATGTTGCGCCCCGTCGTG GAAGAGGAGATGTCCATGCTGGGAGAGATCACCCACCTGCAGGCCATTTCTGATGACCTCAAGACGCTGACCATGGACCCACACAAACTCCCCCCCTCCAGCGAGCAG GTAATTATAGACCTGAAGGGCTCAGACTACAGCTGGTCTTACCAGACGCCCCCGTCCTCTCCCAGCACCACAGTGTCCAGGAAGTCCAGCATGTGCAG CAGTCTAAACAGTGTGAACAGCAGTGACTCACGCTCCAGCGGCTCCCACTCCCACTCGCCCACCTCCCACTACCGTTACCGTGGCTCCGCCCCGCCCCAGCAGGGCCCCGCCCGCCTGCCCAGCGTCTCCTCGCACGACTCCGGCTTCATCTCCCAGGACGCCTACCAGTCCAAGTCCCCGTCCCCCATGCCCCCCGAGACCAGCCCACAG CCCTCTTCTGAGTCCAGCTCGTCGGACGCCTCTGAGTCTGGTCAGCCCAGCAGCGAGGGCAGCCCACAGGCCCCTCAGGGGCCCACTCAGCCCAGCCCCAACACTGATGGGGAGAAG TTATCTAATGGCTACGACCATCACAGACCCCCCGACTCGCCCTGCCTGCGTGAGGAGTGCTCCCTGGAGCAGTAcctacccctccccctcccaccaccctgcccctcctccacctcccccaccaccatcatcaccaccaccaccccaacctCCCCCTCCCCGGGGTGGCCCTGGTCTCGCCCCAGCTCTTCCATGATGAGCGACTACCCCCCCTACTGCCCCCTGGTCCCGGGCATGATGCCCTTCTCCTCCAGAGTGCCCAGCTGGAAG GACTGGGCTAAGCCTGGGCCCTATGACCAACCCATGGTGAACACGCTGAGGCGGAACAAGGAGAAGCGTGAGCCCACAGAACCCACGAGCCCCCTGGCAGGAGAGGCCAGCACTGCTGGGGAGGACCCACAGAGACCCAGGACCATCCACCCAACCAGTCCTCCTAAG caggAGGATGCAGAGGCCCATGAGGAGCTGGCCATGGCCCTGAGCAGAGGCCTGCAGCTTGACATCCAGCACTCCAGCCGAGACTCCCTCCAGTGCTCCAGTGGCTACAGCACCCAGACCAACACACCCTGCTGCTCTGAAGACACCATCCCCTCACAAG TGTCAGATTACGATTACTTCACTGTGGGCGGAGAGCAGGAAGTGGACCAGCAGGACTTTGACAAGTCCTCCACCATCCCGCGGAACAGTGACATAAGCCAGTCTTACCGACGCATGTTCCAGGCCAAGCGGCCGGCCTCCACTGCAGGGTTGCCGTCCAACGCCGGCCCGGTCATCCTCACACCGGGCGTGGCCACCATCCGCCGCACGCCCTCCTCCAAGCCCAACCTGCGCCGGCCGTCCGGAGGCGGCATCGGGCCCATCCCCATCCGCACGCCCATGGTGCCCGTCAAGACTCCCACCGTGCCCGAGTTCCCCGCCGGCCTGCCCTTCAGCGAGGAGAGCGAGACGTGTTCGCCCACCAGCCCCGCTGGGTCGCCCACCGCAACGGCCACCGGGGCAGCAAACACCAGCGGCAACAGCCCCATGTCTTCGCCACCAGCTCACACTCCAGGCGTGGAGCCCCACGGCGACGCTAACGCAGAGGAGGCCGACACCCAGAACGCCCAGGGAGACAACATGCTCCTGGCCATCCGCCGGGGGGTGAAGCTGAAGAAGACCACAACCAACGACCGGTCGGCCCCGCGCATCGCCTGA